A region from the Afifella aestuarii genome encodes:
- the ptsN gene encoding PTS IIA-like nitrogen regulatory protein PtsN produces MDLSDLLKPEAVVPNLKAVSKKQVIQDLCAKAARLTGLSERELFDTILQRERLGSTGVGQGVAIPHGKPRQIDKITGVFARLSKPVDFESLDDQPVDLVFLLLAPEGAGADHLKALARIARVLRDGQVAAKLRATTDPDAIYSLLVDRSTSSQSAA; encoded by the coding sequence ATGGATCTTAGCGACCTCCTGAAGCCTGAAGCAGTGGTGCCGAACCTCAAGGCCGTCAGCAAGAAGCAGGTCATTCAGGATCTCTGCGCCAAGGCCGCGCGCCTGACGGGTCTGTCGGAACGCGAATTGTTCGACACGATCCTGCAGCGCGAGCGGCTCGGTTCGACGGGTGTCGGGCAGGGGGTTGCCATTCCGCATGGCAAGCCCCGGCAGATCGACAAGATCACTGGTGTGTTCGCGCGACTGTCGAAGCCGGTCGATTTCGAATCGCTCGACGATCAGCCGGTCGATCTCGTGTTCCTGCTATTGGCCCCGGAAGGTGCCGGGGCCGACCATTTGAAGGCGTTGGCTCGTATCGCCCGCGTGCTGCGGGACGGTCAGGTTGCCGCGAAACTCCGTGCCACCACCGACCCAGACGCAATCTATTCGCTTCTGGTTGACCGCAGCACGTCGTCCCAAAGCGCCGCCTGA
- a CDS encoding translocation/assembly module TamB domain-containing protein, which translates to MKKRTTLLASLALAGTIGAVSLGVPLALAQENDKSWLQNFLESKLSAPGRQISIGAISGTLSSNPSIASLTVSDDAGPWLTLQDVSVSWNRGALLRGRLDIDSLNAASLNIARKPNPGPEAAPSSDSGGGGFSLPIDVKIDEIAIPQIHLGAPVIGQEADLSLKGAAAVTSDETSASLQVERQDDPGGSFNARFSLVPGQNVLDIEASFDEPAGGLVSTAAGIPGAPPLAFAIDGEGPLNDFTAQIALSAKGEEKIKGQAAVQRQDTAYHITANLSGSLSGIATGDSAQLLSGESQLAVDVLRSDDGQISIRRVDLQSQRVNLSATAELAADGFPSQGEVNLSVNEGQSAPLALPGYNGEASIGGLTLTASLSGDDEKSWQAEIAAQNVTHPRGNLVSLNFRGSGQAQSLGDPQGRQATFDVQGQAEGIEPRDTALAQAVGQEISLNAKGSWQAGSPVRVEESRVVAGNTEASFTGAASLRSILGRAALSTADLSRFSGLAGQDLAGAADVDANGSVDLKSMGFDLTVGANGRGLGVGIAPLDALLTGPVRLEGGVARNETGGFTFRDLHLNSDALALTADGSYAADAVDLALRAEIDDLARATDRAKGAARLVVDVSGTQAAPQISATATGDNLVMMDKRLTGAKASFNGTVAGSKVDGEFSLAGNLGGVPIDGSGRIASLEGGVRQLQDLLVTAGAAKLAGDAAMRADGLVSGDLSLDAPNIAAIAPLFLMEAEGAVDLDIALSSDEGQQDARVSGTIDNLKLEQASVTSGRIDLSGQNLLQAPALQGMFDFRGIRAGGFDVRSLEGTAQQTEGNTDFRVTADTADGGGRLAGQLQPIEKGFAVNLETLSFSHQGVAAELQRPSRIVLESGTVGIDDLALAAGGGQLTVNGSAGNELDLQVVLDAVNAAVVNAFAPDLDLAGTISGQAKVKGTSARPEPAFDVTWRGATAAPVRQANAGPFDISAKGNYVDGSVDIDAAINGRRGERLEVNGTVPVSGAGRMDVNARIVSLPAAAINAIRPDLGAEGNITGTASARGTLQAPAARFDLTWQNASLQQTRSIGLGALTLSATGAYDNGAVRLQNSRITGSGVELAINGSVAVTGSQSLDLRVTGTAPLELANTFLASRDAALSGRAQVDVGVRGALTSPQISGSATTSGATFADPETGTVLRNIQLRANFTGDRVVVESLNAQYAPSGTLTGSGSVGLSGGYPLNLTLAARNGRYSDGDLATARFDADLQITGPALAGPTVSGEVRLQRVDITVPESLPGGALALDVDHINATSAILRTVHQARPRSRPANGADSGGGANLDLVVNAPNRIFVRGRGLDAELGGRVTLRGSTSNIVATGGFELIRGRLDILTKRITIDSGEVNFIGDLDPYLDFSATTDSGDITVTISITGRASDPAVTFSSVPQLPQDEVLAQLLFGHSLADLSPFQIARLAAAAAELGGLTEGPGLFGRLREATGLDDLDIVTDSEGNTAVQAGRYISDNIYLGVQSGAGADSTKVTINLDVTKGVKVRGELGAEGDSALGIALEHEY; encoded by the coding sequence ATGAAGAAACGGACCACCCTTCTTGCTTCTCTGGCGCTTGCGGGCACGATCGGCGCCGTGAGCCTCGGCGTCCCCCTGGCTCTGGCGCAAGAGAACGACAAATCCTGGCTGCAGAATTTTCTGGAGAGCAAGCTCTCCGCTCCGGGCCGGCAGATCTCCATCGGCGCCATCAGCGGAACTCTCTCCTCGAACCCGTCGATCGCCTCGCTCACCGTCTCCGACGATGCCGGCCCCTGGCTGACGCTGCAGGATGTCTCCGTCTCGTGGAACCGGGGCGCACTCCTGCGCGGTCGCCTCGACATCGACAGCCTCAATGCCGCCTCCCTCAATATCGCCCGTAAGCCCAATCCCGGGCCAGAAGCGGCGCCTTCCTCCGATTCCGGCGGCGGGGGTTTTTCTCTGCCGATCGACGTCAAAATCGATGAGATCGCCATCCCGCAGATTCATCTCGGGGCGCCCGTCATCGGACAGGAAGCCGACCTCAGCCTGAAGGGGGCTGCGGCCGTTACCTCCGACGAAACCTCGGCCTCGCTCCAGGTCGAGCGCCAGGACGATCCGGGCGGCAGCTTCAATGCCCGTTTCAGCCTCGTCCCCGGCCAGAACGTTCTCGACATCGAGGCGAGCTTCGATGAGCCGGCCGGCGGTCTCGTCAGCACGGCAGCCGGGATCCCCGGCGCCCCGCCGCTTGCCTTCGCGATCGACGGCGAAGGTCCTCTCAACGATTTCACCGCCCAGATCGCGCTGAGCGCCAAGGGCGAGGAGAAAATCAAAGGTCAGGCTGCCGTCCAACGTCAGGATACGGCCTACCATATCACCGCCAACCTCTCCGGCTCGCTTTCAGGGATTGCAACCGGCGACAGCGCCCAGCTTCTTTCGGGAGAGAGCCAGCTTGCCGTCGACGTGTTGCGCAGCGACGATGGCCAGATCAGCATCCGTCGTGTCGATCTTCAAAGCCAAAGGGTCAACCTTTCCGCCACCGCTGAACTTGCCGCCGATGGCTTTCCGAGCCAGGGCGAGGTCAACCTCAGCGTCAATGAGGGACAGTCGGCTCCTCTTGCGCTGCCCGGTTACAATGGCGAGGCGTCGATCGGCGGGCTCACCCTCACGGCTTCCTTGAGCGGGGATGACGAGAAAAGCTGGCAGGCCGAAATTGCGGCCCAGAACGTGACGCATCCGCGAGGCAATCTCGTAAGCCTCAACTTCCGCGGCTCCGGCCAGGCGCAGTCGCTCGGTGATCCGCAGGGGCGCCAGGCGACTTTTGATGTCCAAGGGCAGGCGGAGGGGATCGAACCCCGCGACACCGCTCTTGCGCAGGCCGTTGGGCAGGAGATCAGCCTGAACGCCAAAGGCAGCTGGCAGGCGGGCTCGCCGGTGCGCGTGGAAGAAAGCCGCGTCGTCGCCGGAAACACCGAAGCGAGCTTTACTGGCGCGGCGTCACTGCGCTCGATCCTCGGCCGCGCCGCTTTATCGACCGCGGATCTTTCTCGCTTCTCCGGCCTCGCCGGACAGGATCTTGCCGGTGCCGCCGATGTCGACGCCAATGGCAGCGTCGACCTCAAATCGATGGGCTTCGATCTGACCGTCGGCGCGAACGGCCGAGGGCTCGGCGTGGGTATCGCCCCTCTCGATGCCCTTCTCACCGGCCCGGTGCGCCTTGAAGGTGGTGTGGCGCGCAACGAGACCGGCGGTTTCACCTTCCGCGATCTTCACCTGAATTCCGACGCCCTCGCCCTGACTGCGGACGGCAGCTACGCTGCGGACGCCGTCGATCTCGCGCTGCGGGCCGAGATCGACGATCTCGCTCGCGCCACAGATCGCGCGAAGGGGGCGGCACGCCTCGTTGTCGATGTCTCCGGCACGCAAGCCGCGCCACAGATTTCCGCAACGGCGACGGGCGACAACCTCGTCATGATGGATAAGCGGCTCACCGGCGCCAAGGCGAGCTTCAACGGCACGGTTGCAGGCAGCAAGGTCGACGGTGAGTTCTCGCTTGCCGGCAATCTCGGGGGCGTGCCGATCGACGGGTCGGGGCGCATCGCCTCGCTCGAGGGTGGGGTCCGGCAGCTGCAGGATCTTCTGGTCACCGCGGGGGCGGCAAAGCTCGCCGGCGATGCTGCGATGCGTGCCGATGGGCTCGTCTCCGGTGATCTCAGCCTCGATGCGCCCAACATCGCCGCGATCGCGCCGCTCTTCCTTATGGAAGCGGAAGGCGCCGTCGATCTCGATATTGCGCTTTCCTCCGACGAGGGTCAGCAGGATGCGCGGGTTTCCGGGACCATCGACAATCTGAAACTGGAGCAGGCCTCGGTCACCTCGGGGCGTATCGATTTGTCGGGACAGAACCTGCTTCAGGCGCCCGCTCTCCAGGGCATGTTCGATTTTCGTGGCATCCGTGCCGGCGGTTTCGACGTGCGCAGCCTGGAAGGAACCGCTCAGCAGACGGAAGGCAACACGGATTTCCGGGTGACCGCCGACACTGCGGATGGCGGAGGGCGGCTGGCCGGCCAACTTCAGCCAATCGAAAAGGGTTTCGCCGTCAATCTCGAGACTCTCTCCTTTTCGCATCAGGGCGTGGCCGCCGAGCTGCAACGTCCGTCGCGCATCGTTCTCGAAAGCGGCACGGTCGGCATCGACGATCTGGCGCTTGCTGCGGGCGGCGGCCAATTGACCGTCAATGGCTCGGCCGGCAACGAGCTCGATCTCCAGGTCGTTCTCGATGCGGTCAACGCGGCGGTCGTCAACGCTTTCGCGCCCGATCTCGATCTCGCCGGCACTATCTCCGGTCAGGCGAAGGTCAAGGGAACGTCGGCGCGCCCGGAACCCGCCTTCGACGTCACCTGGCGCGGTGCGACCGCAGCCCCGGTTCGGCAGGCCAATGCCGGCCCGTTCGATATTTCGGCCAAAGGAAATTACGTCGACGGCTCCGTCGATATCGATGCTGCGATCAATGGCCGGCGTGGCGAGCGCCTGGAGGTGAACGGTACCGTGCCTGTCTCCGGCGCGGGCCGTATGGACGTGAACGCCCGTATCGTCAGTCTGCCGGCTGCGGCGATCAATGCCATCCGCCCCGATCTCGGCGCCGAAGGGAATATCACCGGTACGGCCAGCGCCCGGGGTACGCTTCAAGCACCTGCGGCGCGCTTCGATCTCACCTGGCAGAACGCCTCGCTCCAGCAGACGCGCTCCATCGGTCTCGGCGCTTTGACGCTTTCCGCCACGGGCGCCTACGACAACGGCGCTGTCCGCTTGCAGAACAGCCGCATCACGGGAAGCGGCGTCGAGCTCGCGATCAACGGCAGTGTCGCGGTGACAGGCAGCCAGAGCCTCGATCTCCGGGTCACCGGGACCGCGCCGCTTGAACTCGCCAATACCTTCCTGGCAAGCCGTGATGCGGCGCTCAGTGGACGCGCGCAGGTCGATGTCGGCGTGCGCGGCGCGCTCACCTCACCGCAGATATCCGGCAGCGCGACGACAAGCGGAGCCACTTTCGCCGATCCGGAAACCGGGACGGTTCTGCGCAACATCCAGCTGCGCGCGAATTTCACCGGCGACCGCGTTGTCGTCGAAAGCCTCAACGCCCAGTACGCGCCCTCCGGCACGCTCACCGGCTCAGGCTCGGTTGGGTTGTCGGGCGGCTATCCGCTCAATCTTACGCTCGCCGCGCGCAACGGGCGCTATTCCGACGGGGACCTCGCCACGGCCCGCTTCGATGCGGATCTTCAGATCACTGGCCCCGCCCTTGCCGGCCCCACGGTCTCCGGCGAAGTGCGGCTTCAGCGTGTCGACATCACCGTGCCGGAAAGCCTTCCGGGTGGCGCGCTGGCACTCGACGTGGACCATATCAACGCCACGTCGGCGATCCTGCGGACGGTGCATCAGGCGCGGCCACGATCGCGACCGGCGAATGGCGCCGATAGCGGCGGCGGCGCCAATCTCGATCTCGTCGTCAACGCACCCAACCGGATCTTCGTGCGTGGCCGCGGCCTCGACGCCGAGCTCGGCGGTCGTGTGACGTTGCGCGGCTCGACGTCCAATATCGTCGCCACCGGCGGTTTTGAGCTCATCCGAGGGCGTCTCGATATCCTGACGAAGCGCATCACCATCGACAGCGGTGAGGTCAATTTCATCGGTGATCTCGATCCTTATCTCGATTTCTCCGCCACCACCGACAGCGGCGATATTACGGTGACGATATCTATCACCGGGCGCGCCTCCGATCCGGCGGTGACCTTCTCGTCCGTGCCGCAGCTGCCCCAGGATGAAGTCCTGGCTCAGCTTCTCTTCGGCCATTCGCTCGCCGATCTGTCGCCTTTCCAGATTGCCCGCCTGGCGGCCGCCGCCGCAGAGCTCGGCGGCCTGACCGAAGGCCCGGGCCTGTTCGGTCGGCTGCGTGAGGCGACGGGGCTCGACGATCTCGACATCGTCACCGACAGCGAGGGCAACACCGCCGTTCAGGC
- a CDS encoding autotransporter assembly complex protein TamA yields MAGCAFLVFQAPAAQAFELFGYHLWGDKEPDETVLEPQTYAITLNVSPDDDDIGDRIENASQLYGKREEPAAGTAGLVSRARGDYARILTALYARGRYGGVITITIGGRPVEQITPDVTLPADVPVTVTVDPGPVYHFAAIDIVNPPDFNARKTHRIDTPQELGLTQGAAAESGAILKSETSLTNAWKQFGYPKVKVEREIVADHATRTVDVRLAVDTGPYARLGHVSVSGTERMDPGFVGYMTGIKGGEEYNPDRINRARERLRRLEVFRSITIQEAEAVGSDGFMPLSVRVAERKRRLIGGEAKYSTIDGATLGAYWVHRNLFGHAERLRIEGSVSGIDGADYENFDYMLATTFTRPGIITPDTDLVTNVTAKREDNDTYEEQSISGQVGLTHRFTEDLSLDTAVKLERSRIEDALGINHYLIASLPTKLEYDSRDNKLDPAEGIHATLSGEPFYEFYEEYPALRSEAELAAYYSFDRRGYYVVAARAKAGNVVGPSIDDLPASRRFLAGGGGSVRGYSYETIGVDLPNGETTGGKSLLEGSLEFRARVTDSIGLVPFVDIGTVSEDAIPDFSEDLKIGVGLGLRYYTGLGPIRVDVAMPLDAGKDDSDYAIYVGIGQAF; encoded by the coding sequence ATGGCTGGATGTGCGTTTCTTGTCTTTCAGGCTCCCGCGGCACAGGCCTTCGAACTGTTCGGCTACCATCTTTGGGGTGACAAGGAGCCGGACGAGACGGTTCTCGAGCCGCAAACCTACGCAATCACGCTCAATGTCAGCCCGGACGACGATGACATCGGCGATCGGATCGAGAACGCCTCGCAGCTCTATGGGAAGCGCGAGGAGCCGGCGGCTGGCACCGCCGGTCTCGTGTCGCGTGCGCGCGGGGACTACGCCCGCATCCTGACAGCTCTCTATGCGCGTGGCCGTTATGGCGGCGTCATCACCATCACGATCGGCGGGCGACCCGTCGAGCAGATCACGCCGGACGTGACGCTGCCGGCCGATGTCCCGGTGACAGTGACTGTCGATCCAGGCCCGGTCTATCACTTCGCCGCGATCGACATCGTCAATCCGCCAGATTTCAACGCGCGCAAGACGCACCGGATCGATACGCCTCAGGAGCTCGGCCTGACCCAGGGCGCGGCGGCGGAATCCGGCGCCATCCTGAAGTCGGAAACGAGCCTGACCAACGCCTGGAAGCAGTTCGGATATCCCAAGGTGAAGGTCGAGCGTGAGATCGTTGCCGATCACGCGACGCGCACGGTCGATGTCCGTCTGGCTGTCGATACCGGACCCTACGCCCGCCTCGGGCACGTGAGCGTCAGCGGTACGGAGCGTATGGATCCAGGCTTCGTCGGCTACATGACCGGCATCAAGGGCGGAGAAGAGTACAACCCTGACCGGATCAATCGGGCACGCGAGCGTTTGCGTCGGCTCGAGGTGTTCCGCTCGATCACCATTCAGGAGGCCGAGGCCGTCGGATCGGACGGTTTCATGCCACTTTCGGTCCGGGTGGCGGAACGCAAGCGCCGTCTGATCGGCGGAGAGGCGAAATACTCCACCATCGATGGTGCGACGCTCGGCGCCTATTGGGTCCATCGGAACCTCTTCGGTCACGCCGAACGGCTTCGCATCGAAGGCAGCGTCTCGGGGATCGACGGCGCCGATTACGAGAATTTCGATTACATGCTCGCCACGACCTTCACCCGGCCGGGCATCATCACTCCGGACACCGATCTCGTCACCAATGTCACCGCCAAGCGGGAAGACAACGACACCTACGAAGAGCAGAGCATCTCCGGTCAGGTCGGCCTCACGCACCGCTTTACCGAAGATCTCAGCCTCGATACGGCGGTGAAGCTGGAGCGCTCGCGCATCGAGGATGCGCTCGGCATCAATCATTATCTGATCGCCTCACTGCCGACGAAGCTCGAATACGACAGCCGTGACAACAAGCTCGATCCGGCCGAAGGGATTCACGCGACGCTGTCGGGCGAGCCGTTCTACGAGTTCTACGAGGAATATCCGGCGCTGCGGTCTGAAGCGGAACTCGCGGCCTATTACAGCTTCGACCGCCGCGGCTATTACGTGGTGGCGGCCCGTGCCAAAGCGGGCAACGTCGTCGGCCCGTCGATCGACGATCTGCCGGCGAGCCGGCGGTTCCTTGCTGGTGGCGGCGGATCGGTGCGCGGCTACAGCTACGAGACGATCGGCGTCGATCTGCCGAACGGCGAGACCACGGGCGGCAAGTCGCTCCTGGAAGGCTCGCTCGAATTTCGTGCGCGCGTCACCGATTCGATCGGCCTCGTGCCTTTCGTCGACATCGGAACCGTCAGTGAGGACGCCATTCCCGATTTCTCCGAAGATCTGAAGATCGGCGTCGGCCTCGGCCTTCGCTACTACACCGGTCTCGGGCCGATCCGGGTCGACGTGGCGATGCCGCTCGATGCCGGAAAGGACGATTCCGATTACGCCATCTATGTCGGCATCGGGCAGGCCTTCTGA
- a CDS encoding F0F1 ATP synthase subunit epsilon, producing the protein MAEPFLFDLVTPSALLISEEVQQVVVPGQEGFFTMLRQHAPLMTTLKPGFLEVLKTGGETQRIYVRGGFADATPDSLTILADFAVPETELNADIIDEHIREAEAELEAAAGDMSKYPVAHKRVSDLHDVRRWIIPA; encoded by the coding sequence ATGGCCGAACCATTTCTATTCGATCTCGTCACGCCTTCTGCCCTCCTCATTTCGGAGGAGGTGCAGCAGGTTGTGGTGCCGGGGCAGGAAGGCTTCTTCACGATGCTGCGGCAGCACGCGCCGTTGATGACGACGCTGAAGCCCGGCTTCCTGGAAGTCCTGAAGACTGGCGGTGAGACGCAGCGCATCTATGTGCGCGGTGGCTTCGCTGACGCGACGCCCGACAGCCTCACCATCCTCGCCGATTTCGCGGTGCCGGAGACGGAGCTCAATGCCGATATCATCGACGAGCATATCCGTGAGGCCGAGGCGGAGCTTGAGGCGGCTGCCGGCGACATGAGCAAGTATCCGGTGGCGCATAAGCGCGTCTCCGATCTGCATGATGTGCGCCGCTGGATCATCCCGGCCTAG
- the hpf gene encoding ribosome hibernation-promoting factor, HPF/YfiA family: MALKISGKNVDIGEALRSRIEETVEAAVKKYFDGGYAGHVVVAKNGRNFHTDCSVHLDSGAVFEASSTSADANDGFDAAAERLEKRLRRYKRRIKDHKGKPSHKLAGAAANAFIIEPPDEEEEIGEEYAPAIVAETTTEIRRMTVSSAVLQLDMTDAPVVVFRNHSHGGLNVVYRRPDGHFGWIDPALNEPSEPNSGGS, from the coding sequence ATGGCATTGAAGATATCCGGCAAAAACGTCGATATCGGCGAGGCTCTGCGATCTCGGATCGAAGAGACCGTCGAGGCAGCGGTGAAGAAGTATTTCGACGGCGGCTATGCCGGCCACGTCGTGGTGGCCAAGAACGGCCGCAACTTCCACACAGATTGTTCCGTGCATCTCGATTCTGGTGCCGTCTTCGAGGCGAGCAGCACCAGTGCTGACGCGAATGACGGTTTCGATGCGGCGGCGGAGCGGCTGGAGAAGCGTCTGCGGCGCTACAAGCGGCGCATCAAGGACCACAAGGGCAAGCCGAGCCACAAGCTAGCCGGCGCGGCTGCGAACGCCTTCATCATCGAACCCCCGGATGAAGAGGAAGAGATCGGCGAGGAATACGCGCCCGCGATCGTTGCTGAGACCACGACGGAGATCCGCCGCATGACGGTCAGCTCCGCGGTGTTGCAGCTCGATATGACGGACGCCCCGGTCGTCGTCTTCCGCAACCATTCCCACGGCGGTCTCAACGTCGTTTATCGTCGGCCCGATGGCCATTTCGGCTGGATCGATCCCGCCTTGAACGAGCCTTCCGAGCCGAACAGCGGCGGAAGCTGA
- a CDS encoding F0F1 ATP synthase subunit gamma, whose product MASLKDLRNRIASVKATQKITKAMQMVAAAKLRKAQEAAVAARPYAERMEKVLANIGASVAGSESAPALIAGTGKDDVHLLVVFTAERGLAGAFNASIVRKARMDARRLVGEGKTVKLFLVGKKGNDMMRREFDKEIVDRTDFRGVRQYEFSHALGVADKLLAMFDEGAFDVATIYYSRFESVITQVPVAQRVIPVDLGDVEDADTSLHYEYEPDEETILADLLPRNLAVQIFRALLENGASEQGARMTAMDNATRNAGEMIDKLSLSYNRQRQAQITTELIEIISGAESL is encoded by the coding sequence ATGGCGAGCCTGAAGGACCTACGCAACCGTATCGCCTCGGTTAAGGCGACGCAGAAGATCACCAAGGCCATGCAGATGGTGGCCGCGGCGAAGCTGCGTAAAGCCCAAGAGGCGGCTGTCGCGGCCCGACCCTATGCGGAGCGCATGGAAAAGGTGCTCGCCAATATTGGGGCCTCGGTCGCCGGCAGCGAGAGCGCGCCGGCGCTCATCGCCGGAACGGGCAAGGACGACGTGCATCTGCTCGTCGTCTTTACCGCCGAGCGCGGCCTCGCCGGCGCTTTCAATGCCTCGATCGTCCGCAAGGCGCGCATGGATGCGCGCCGGCTCGTGGGCGAGGGCAAGACGGTCAAGCTCTTTCTTGTTGGTAAGAAGGGCAATGACATGATGCGCCGCGAGTTCGACAAAGAAATCGTGGATCGCACAGACTTCCGCGGCGTGAGGCAGTATGAATTCAGTCATGCGCTCGGCGTGGCGGACAAGCTACTCGCCATGTTCGACGAGGGCGCATTCGACGTCGCGACGATCTATTACTCGCGGTTTGAATCGGTGATTACTCAGGTGCCGGTGGCGCAACGGGTCATCCCTGTCGATCTCGGTGATGTGGAGGACGCCGACACCTCGCTGCATTACGAGTACGAGCCGGACGAGGAGACGATCCTTGCCGATCTTCTGCCGCGCAATCTCGCCGTACAGATTTTCCGGGCTCTTCTGGAAAATGGCGCCTCCGAACAGGGCGCGCGCATGACGGCTATGGACAACGCGACGCGCAATGCCGGCGAAATGATCGACAAGCTGTCCCTGTCGTACAATCGTCAGCGGCAGGCCCAGATCACGACAGAGTTGATCGAGATCATCTCCGGTGCAGAATCGCTTTAG
- the atpD gene encoding F0F1 ATP synthase subunit beta: protein MAETNMGRVAQVMGAVVDVEFDGELPAILNALEVDNHGNRLVLEVAQHLGENTVRTIAMDLTEGLARGQEVKNTGRAIAVPVGDETLGRIMNVIGEAIDQAGPIKTSETRGIHQEAPSYMEQSTESEILVTGIKVIDLLAPYARGGKIGLFGGAGVGKTVLIQELINNVAKAHGGYSVFAGVGERTREGNDLYHEMIESGVNKDPKENNGSTEGSKCALVYGQMNEPPGARARVGLAGLTVAEYFRDQGQDVLFFVDNIFRFTQAGSEVSALLGRIPSAVGYQPTLSTDMGALQERITTTTKGSITSVQAIYVPADDLTDPAPATSFAHLDATTVLNRAISEKGIYPAVDPLDSTSRMLDPRIVGEEHYEVARSVQEMLQRYKSLQDIIAILGMDELSEEDKLTVARARKIERFLSQPFFVAEIFTNTPGKLVDIADTIKGFKGLVAGDYDDLPESAFYMVGTIEEAQEKAQRLAEAA from the coding sequence ATGGCTGAGACAAACATGGGACGCGTCGCGCAGGTGATGGGCGCCGTGGTGGACGTCGAGTTCGACGGCGAGCTGCCGGCGATCCTGAACGCCCTCGAAGTGGACAACCATGGCAACCGTCTGGTTTTGGAAGTGGCGCAGCACCTCGGCGAAAACACGGTGCGCACCATCGCCATGGATCTGACCGAAGGCCTGGCGCGCGGCCAGGAGGTCAAGAATACCGGGCGTGCCATCGCAGTGCCGGTCGGCGACGAGACCCTGGGCCGGATCATGAATGTCATCGGCGAGGCGATTGACCAGGCTGGTCCAATCAAGACCTCCGAGACGCGCGGCATCCACCAGGAAGCGCCGTCTTACATGGAGCAGTCGACGGAATCGGAGATTCTCGTCACCGGCATCAAGGTCATCGACCTGCTCGCGCCGTACGCTCGTGGCGGTAAGATCGGCCTGTTCGGCGGCGCCGGTGTCGGCAAGACCGTGCTCATTCAGGAGCTGATCAACAACGTCGCCAAGGCGCATGGCGGTTATTCGGTCTTCGCCGGCGTGGGTGAGCGCACCCGCGAAGGCAACGATCTCTATCACGAGATGATCGAATCCGGTGTGAACAAGGATCCGAAGGAGAACAACGGTTCGACCGAAGGATCCAAATGCGCCCTTGTCTACGGCCAGATGAACGAGCCTCCCGGGGCGCGTGCGCGTGTCGGTCTCGCCGGTCTGACGGTCGCCGAATATTTCCGTGACCAGGGGCAGGACGTTCTGTTCTTCGTCGACAACATCTTCCGCTTCACGCAGGCGGGTTCGGAAGTGTCGGCTCTTCTCGGTCGTATTCCTTCGGCCGTGGGCTATCAGCCGACGCTCTCCACCGACATGGGTGCCTTGCAAGAGCGCATCACCACGACGACCAAGGGCTCGATCACCTCGGTGCAGGCCATTTATGTGCCGGCCGACGATCTGACCGACCCGGCGCCGGCCACCTCGTTCGCCCACCTCGATGCGACGACGGTGTTGAACCGCGCCATTTCGGAAAAGGGCATCTACCCCGCGGTTGATCCGCTCGATTCCACCTCGCGCATGCTCGATCCGCGCATCGTCGGCGAGGAGCATTACGAGGTCGCCCGGTCGGTGCAGGAGATGCTGCAGCGCTACAAGTCCTTGCAGGACATCATCGCCATTCTCGGAATGGACGAGCTTTCCGAAGAGGACAAGCTGACGGTGGCACGCGCCCGTAAGATCGAGCGCTTCCTGTCGCAGCCGTTCTTCGTGGCGGAGATCTTCACCAACACGCCGGGCAAGCTCGTCGACATCGCCGACACCATCAAAGGCTTCAAGGGCCTTGTCGCCGGTGATTACGACGATCTGCCGGAAAGCGCCTTCTACATGGTGGGCACGATCGAAGAGGCGCAGGAGAAAGCGCAGCGTCTGGCCGAGGCGGCTTAA
- a CDS encoding DUF1150 family protein has protein sequence MTDCEQHKADTAAFAQFGGGEIAYVRPVKSDDVASLFPSAPELAPGLELWALLTADGTPILLTDSRAAALANARSNDLEPLSVH, from the coding sequence ATGACGGATTGCGAACAGCACAAGGCAGACACTGCCGCATTCGCGCAGTTCGGAGGCGGCGAAATCGCCTATGTCCGGCCGGTGAAGTCGGATGATGTGGCGAGCCTCTTCCCCTCCGCCCCTGAGCTTGCGCCGGGGCTCGAGCTTTGGGCTCTTTTGACGGCCGATGGAACGCCGATCCTGTTGACGGATTCGCGCGCCGCCGCCCTCGCCAATGCCCGCAGCAACGATCTGGAGCCGCTCAGCGTCCACTGA